Proteins co-encoded in one Prevotella sp. E13-27 genomic window:
- a CDS encoding AraC family transcriptional regulator: MQTSKYMLANERDLKWGLSVTTIGYEEIAPGDPYPTKGHADGYYFDLSKGRTLNEYQLLYNPEGEGIFHSASIREARLREGDMFLLFPGEWHSYHPLNNRGWKSYWIGFKGHNMDERVKAGFLSPQKPIYHIGFSDSIVRLYKQAYQAAQEEAAYSQQLMAGIVNHLIGMMYSLERNNELLSRSQAHVNMINKACLRIRESLESSLTIQQVAEELGVSYSNFRKLFKEYTGFSPAVYQQDLRLQRAKELLSTTDMSIKEIAYQLNFESPDYFSAKFKIKTGRRPSELRNQ; the protein is encoded by the coding sequence ATGCAGACAAGTAAATACATGCTAGCCAATGAGCGCGACCTTAAATGGGGTCTTTCAGTCACGACAATAGGCTACGAAGAGATAGCACCTGGTGACCCCTACCCCACTAAGGGCCATGCTGACGGATATTACTTTGATTTGAGCAAGGGACGCACACTCAATGAATACCAGTTGCTCTATAATCCTGAGGGTGAAGGCATCTTCCATAGCGCCAGCATCAGGGAGGCACGCCTGCGCGAGGGAGACATGTTCCTGCTGTTCCCTGGCGAGTGGCATTCTTACCATCCGTTAAACAACCGCGGCTGGAAGAGCTATTGGATAGGTTTCAAAGGTCATAACATGGACGAGCGTGTAAAAGCAGGGTTCCTGTCGCCACAGAAGCCTATCTATCACATTGGCTTCTCTGACAGCATAGTGCGCCTCTACAAGCAGGCTTATCAGGCAGCACAGGAAGAGGCAGCCTATTCACAGCAGCTCATGGCAGGCATTGTGAACCATCTCATAGGCATGATGTACTCGCTTGAGCGCAACAACGAGCTGCTATCCCGCAGTCAGGCTCATGTCAACATGATAAACAAAGCATGTCTGCGCATACGTGAATCGCTGGAAAGCTCACTCACCATACAGCAGGTGGCAGAAGAGCTGGGAGTCAGCTATAGCAACTTCCGCAAGCTCTTCAAGGAATACACCGGTTTCTCCCCTGCCGTCTATCAGCAGGACCTGCGCCTGCAGCGCGCCAAAGAGCTGCTCTCCACAACCGACATGAGCATCAAGGAGATAGCCTATCAGCTCAACTTCGAGTCGCCCGACTATTTCTCTGCGAAGTTCAAGATAAAGACCGGACGCCGTCCCAGCGAACTAAGGAACCAGTAA
- a CDS encoding TatD family hydrolase: MFIDTHTHLDGTEFDADRDAVVQRAKDAGVKAVFLPAIDVASSRKILSVCRQYPGYAYPMVGLHPEEVRADYEQQLTELYAMLKEDIPAAQGAADSYHWIAIGEIGLDYYWSREFEKEQLAAFERQVEWSIETRLPLMIHCRKAQNEMVHLLRRYEKELPGGVFHCFTGNEKEAAELLQFERFVLGVGGVLTFKKSHLPEVLPSAVPLDRIVIETDSPYMAPTPHRGERNESAYVSLVLDKMAESYGVSKDEMARHTNETVKRIFGV; encoded by the coding sequence ATGTTCATTGACACTCATACCCATCTTGACGGCACAGAGTTCGATGCCGACCGCGACGCCGTTGTCCAGCGTGCCAAGGATGCTGGCGTAAAGGCTGTGTTCCTGCCTGCCATTGATGTAGCTTCATCGCGCAAGATTCTATCCGTCTGCCGTCAGTACCCGGGCTATGCCTACCCCATGGTTGGACTGCACCCCGAGGAGGTGCGCGCCGACTATGAGCAGCAGCTTACAGAGCTCTATGCCATGCTAAAAGAAGATATTCCCGCTGCCCAGGGCGCTGCTGACAGCTACCATTGGATAGCCATCGGTGAGATAGGTCTCGACTATTACTGGAGCCGTGAGTTTGAGAAAGAGCAGCTTGCAGCCTTCGAACGACAGGTAGAATGGTCCATTGAGACACGTCTGCCATTGATGATCCACTGCCGCAAGGCACAGAACGAGATGGTTCATCTGCTCCGCCGTTATGAGAAAGAGCTGCCAGGCGGCGTGTTCCATTGTTTCACTGGCAACGAGAAGGAGGCAGCCGAACTGCTACAGTTCGAGCGTTTCGTCCTCGGCGTTGGCGGTGTCCTCACGTTCAAGAAGTCCCATCTGCCCGAGGTACTGCCTTCTGCCGTACCCCTAGACCGCATAGTCATCGAGACCGATTCGCCCTACATGGCCCCCACGCCTCATCGCGGTGAGCGCAACGAGAGTGCCTACGTCAGCCTTGTTCTCGATAAAATGGCAGAATCCTACGGTGTCTCAAAAGACGAAATGGCTCGTCACACCAACGAAACAGTAAAACGAATCTTTGGGGTCTAA
- a CDS encoding HNH endonuclease family protein: MMTIKQIEVTVGDIVKGYVNNDEQGVRGYDGKLDIRPPYQREFIYNEKEQQAVITTVLHGYPLNVMYWVKRSDDADCPYEVMDGQQRTLSLCEYVDGKFSYDFKNFFNQPEDIRRRILDYKLTVYVCEGEPSEKLEWFKTINIAGKPLNEQEINNAIYAGPFVSDAKRHFSKSNCGAYRLGKDLVNGTPIRQDFLHNALEWMADHETRQGHRQTVVGYMAQHQHDPNANNLWSYFQTVLNWAITNFDMKKFKKIMKGLDWAELYDKYGSETLDTAALGQRISTLMRDSEIQKQAGIIPYVLTGDEHYLDLRAFPDDIKLAVWENQRHICPICGKEFDFEFMEGDHITPWREGGRTVVENCQMLCRECNRRKGAK, encoded by the coding sequence ATGATGACAATTAAACAGATAGAAGTAACAGTTGGCGACATTGTCAAAGGTTATGTAAACAACGACGAACAAGGCGTTCGTGGGTATGATGGTAAGTTGGACATCCGTCCTCCTTATCAGCGTGAGTTCATCTATAATGAAAAGGAACAGCAGGCTGTGATAACGACTGTTCTTCATGGATATCCACTAAACGTGATGTATTGGGTAAAGCGGAGTGATGATGCTGATTGTCCTTACGAGGTGATGGATGGTCAGCAACGCACGCTGTCGCTATGCGAGTACGTAGATGGTAAGTTCTCGTATGACTTTAAGAACTTCTTCAATCAGCCTGAAGATATACGACGTCGCATCCTAGACTACAAACTGACTGTTTACGTCTGTGAGGGTGAGCCATCAGAGAAATTGGAGTGGTTTAAGACTATCAATATAGCTGGCAAACCTCTGAATGAACAGGAAATCAATAACGCTATCTATGCAGGTCCTTTTGTGAGCGATGCAAAGCGACATTTCTCTAAGTCAAACTGCGGCGCATATCGTTTAGGCAAGGATTTGGTGAATGGCACACCTATCCGTCAGGACTTCCTGCATAATGCCTTGGAATGGATGGCAGACCACGAGACGCGCCAGGGGCATAGGCAAACAGTAGTCGGATATATGGCTCAACATCAGCACGACCCAAATGCAAATAACCTGTGGTCATACTTCCAAACGGTGCTCAACTGGGCCATAACGAACTTCGACATGAAGAAGTTCAAGAAAATAATGAAGGGACTTGACTGGGCCGAGTTGTATGATAAGTATGGTTCTGAAACACTTGATACGGCTGCTCTTGGACAACGAATCTCTACATTAATGCGCGATAGTGAGATACAGAAACAGGCAGGAATCATCCCATACGTTTTAACAGGTGACGAGCATTACCTTGACCTTCGTGCTTTCCCAGACGACATCAAACTCGCAGTATGGGAAAATCAACGCCACATCTGTCCCATCTGTGGCAAAGAATTCGACTTCGAATTTATGGAGGGCGACCACATCACTCCTTGGCGCGAAGGAGGCAGGACCGTCGTAGAAAATTGTCAGATGCTGTGTAGGGAATGTAATAGAAGAAAGGGAGCCAAATAA
- a CDS encoding DUF4268 domain-containing protein: MQEKWNYFVFDLCEAKKKDVDEDNYHALIETQLQLLGWAKYKGEICHKQSIHLGNSNRIEPDILVKRDNEDEFVIEVKRPSHKQSKKDVDQLLSYMRILKLSVGIYIGEHIEMFYDMPSSKEAVSVLKVPMEINNKLGAKFVERFDKENFSHESIVDFCEERIQEIQRQNSLNEIKESLIADAQTQIAESLCPYLMEKYGSSFSEEEIKGMLATMRFTASVGGSRTEPKEVVPMPQPKPKSNLIKCCLTRNAAAQGLFNPTNQSLIVLKGSTVNPIHVPKISDSNRKKRDKQLTEYTELKDGKRIVKEDVCFDTPSGAACFCVGGSANGWKEWKDEEGRELNVYRVNDGTHKAGGSFDTKRVTDPRRFQLDFWTIFKAKLEATGKIPTLQTPQPHNWYDVRIGRSNILLNNVCNTQKNFVGVKLYIRKSVVDKYYPSLEARRNEINQALGCEPKWDANPSAKDKTIALFHKTDLSDPQKVEGALEWLVEQTVIFYIVFSKEVKAIK; encoded by the coding sequence ATGCAAGAAAAATGGAATTATTTCGTTTTCGACCTCTGTGAGGCCAAGAAAAAAGATGTTGACGAAGATAACTATCACGCCCTCATTGAAACCCAACTACAGCTTTTAGGATGGGCGAAATATAAGGGCGAAATATGTCATAAGCAAAGTATTCATCTTGGTAACAGCAATAGAATTGAGCCAGACATCTTGGTAAAGAGAGATAATGAAGACGAATTCGTGATAGAGGTGAAACGTCCATCTCATAAGCAGAGTAAAAAGGACGTGGATCAACTCTTGTCATATATGCGTATATTGAAACTTAGTGTAGGCATCTATATTGGTGAGCATATCGAGATGTTTTACGATATGCCGTCTAGTAAAGAAGCTGTTTCTGTATTGAAGGTTCCTATGGAAATCAATAACAAGTTGGGTGCAAAGTTTGTTGAAAGGTTCGACAAAGAGAACTTCAGCCATGAGTCTATTGTGGACTTCTGCGAAGAACGCATTCAAGAGATACAACGTCAGAACAGCTTGAATGAAATCAAGGAAAGTCTGATTGCCGATGCCCAGACACAGATAGCAGAAAGTCTGTGCCCCTATCTGATGGAAAAATATGGCAGTAGCTTCTCTGAAGAAGAAATCAAGGGAATGTTGGCAACTATGCGTTTTACAGCTTCTGTAGGTGGAAGTCGAACTGAACCGAAGGAAGTTGTTCCCATGCCTCAGCCTAAACCCAAGAGTAATCTTATTAAGTGTTGTCTAACTAGAAATGCTGCTGCCCAAGGTCTCTTTAATCCTACAAACCAGTCGCTGATAGTACTAAAGGGTAGTACTGTTAATCCTATTCATGTTCCTAAAATTAGTGATTCGAACAGAAAGAAACGTGATAAACAGCTGACAGAATACACAGAGCTGAAAGATGGCAAGAGAATCGTTAAGGAGGATGTGTGCTTCGATACTCCAAGTGGTGCTGCCTGTTTCTGTGTAGGTGGTTCTGCAAACGGATGGAAAGAATGGAAAGATGAAGAAGGTCGTGAGCTGAATGTATATCGCGTAAACGATGGTACGCATAAGGCAGGAGGCAGTTTCGATACAAAAAGAGTAACAGACCCACGTCGGTTCCAATTGGATTTCTGGACGATATTTAAAGCAAAGCTGGAGGCAACAGGTAAGATTCCTACCTTACAGACACCGCAGCCCCATAATTGGTATGATGTGAGGATAGGACGCTCGAACATCTTGCTAAACAATGTCTGCAACACGCAGAAGAACTTCGTGGGCGTGAAGTTGTATATTAGAAAGTCCGTTGTTGACAAGTATTATCCATCTTTGGAAGCTAGGCGTAATGAGATAAACCAAGCATTAGGATGTGAGCCGAAATGGGATGCCAACCCTTCAGCAAAGGATAAAACAATCGCCCTGTTCCACAAAACGGATCTGTCAGACCCGCAGAAAGTGGAGGGAGCCTTGGAATGGCTAGTAGAGCAGACCGTCATCTTCTATATTGTTTTCTCGAAAGAGGTAAAGGCCATCAAATAA
- a CDS encoding adenine-specific methyltransferase EcoRI family protein: protein MANKNLNAAKTAKKDEFYTQLTDIERELQHYWQHFRDKVVLCNCDDPYESNFFKYFALRFNQLGLKKLICTCYNGSPVQGNELMIDFGNFTDEPKKIAYKVEITEVKDLNGDGAVDLSDVQYLLKNDKNVISTLKTGDFRDPECIELLKQADIVVTNPPFSLFREYIGQLIEYGKKFLIIGNQNNITYKEVFPLLMNNQVWLGYKSGDMAFRVPEDYEARETRYWQDETGQKWRSLGNICWFTNLDHNKRHEELDLVCRFSQGEYPNYDNYNAIEVSHVQDIPYDYSGVMGVPVTFLDKYNPEQFEILGLTERSEEYNLNADVVSQLRIPGYTKYDRPYINGIRKYARILIRNKNPKTI, encoded by the coding sequence ATGGCCAATAAAAACCTAAATGCAGCTAAAACAGCTAAGAAAGATGAGTTTTACACGCAGTTGACTGACATAGAACGAGAGTTGCAGCACTACTGGCAGCACTTTCGTGATAAGGTTGTGCTGTGCAACTGCGATGACCCTTATGAGAGTAATTTCTTCAAGTATTTTGCTTTAAGATTCAATCAACTGGGTTTGAAGAAGTTGATTTGCACGTGCTATAATGGCTCGCCTGTTCAAGGCAATGAACTGATGATTGACTTTGGTAACTTTACTGATGAGCCAAAGAAGATTGCCTATAAGGTTGAGATAACTGAAGTCAAGGATTTGAATGGTGATGGTGCTGTAGACCTTTCAGATGTTCAATATCTATTGAAAAACGACAAAAATGTTATCAGTACGCTGAAGACTGGTGACTTCCGCGATCCAGAGTGCATTGAGTTGCTTAAACAAGCTGATATTGTCGTTACCAATCCGCCATTCTCGTTGTTTAGGGAATATATCGGGCAATTGATTGAGTACGGCAAGAAGTTTCTAATCATCGGTAATCAAAACAATATTACTTATAAAGAGGTTTTCCCATTACTGATGAACAACCAAGTTTGGCTGGGGTATAAATCAGGAGATATGGCTTTCAGAGTTCCAGAAGATTACGAGGCTCGTGAAACGAGATACTGGCAAGATGAAACTGGACAAAAATGGAGAAGTCTTGGGAATATTTGTTGGTTCACCAACTTAGATCATAATAAACGTCATGAAGAATTGGACTTAGTATGTCGTTTTTCACAGGGAGAATACCCTAATTATGACAATTACAATGCAATAGAAGTAAGTCATGTTCAGGATATACCATATGATTATAGTGGTGTGATGGGCGTTCCTGTTACTTTTCTAGACAAATACAATCCTGAGCAATTTGAAATATTAGGATTAACTGAGCGTAGTGAAGAGTATAATCTAAATGCAGATGTCGTTAGTCAGTTGCGAATTCCTGGCTATACAAAATATGATAGGCCATATATTAATGGGATAAGGAAATACGCAAGAATCTTAATCCGCAACAAAAATCCTAAAACGATATGA
- a CDS encoding ATP-binding protein, whose product MHKSFITYGTRLLFFMLSLLSLPQTATAQKSLSEIYTKESPLTIVIDWDFPPYEYNDTYGEITGFDVDILEAVLKRMSVEYTIETCDWTKAKEMFRKGEADMVIDPYNTFNDSIFHYSSIVLTDYNLRIAQHKDSPTITDISQLKSADGIQVRFNDSITVKILKELLPETQIRYSSVKYALSRIANGQEKYMLWGGQPLIWKIKELGMEEVLKVSELVIPVGEFRVVSTNETLVNQFDDTFARMEQAGELQQIRDKWFNPERLNRNTPTIVITYIAIALVIVVIIMIAIKRIHVNERKLNNRAEDIEHMMRTALDMNEYTIIEHDLTTGITIDKYGTMLPKKGVGLDELFSHFHPDDRNRLMSQFTAIKSGDTDKWDINAQWKSYVSNQYVSIQGNAVSEKGEDGKIRYIVGAVKNITNEVEQERRDNELANRFVKMFDSTLVAMSLYDKDGHLIDFNTNMRKLCNINDVVEEAFRSTLLKDMPLIKGDFDPDSHERFFICQHLVLEPGGVDKYIEFSITPAYEKGELIHYLITARDVTYARELYFKLKQQRAELHNTNEQIKLYESELNYLLENSQMWVWSSDVASQTISFSRSLQKKEFTLSFSEYVSNLYEDQKETAMKALGGLAGEDINFNVSLHFRKSPVNAEPQWVAISGIPMHDGQGKVTGHFGIVRDITKLMETQDRLKNETMHSEDSGKLKSIFLANMTHEIRTPLNAIVGFSDLLQVIDDPNERKEFIRIIRNNCDMLMRLINDIIEASNMNQGPLAIETEEVDFAIVFNDICQILAQRIEEPGVEFIIDNPYASFVTRIDKGRLQQVITNFTTNAVKYTHQGHIKVGYRKEENVRTDNGEKSSGIYMYCEDTGSGIPIDKQSTVFDRFVKLNDFVQGTGLGLSICKSIAERCGGKVGVDSEGEGKGSTFWIWIPCDINLIA is encoded by the coding sequence ATGCACAAGAGTTTTATTACATACGGAACACGACTGCTTTTCTTCATGCTGTCACTGCTTAGTCTTCCACAGACAGCAACAGCACAGAAAAGCCTCTCAGAGATATACACCAAGGAGTCGCCGCTGACCATTGTCATCGACTGGGACTTTCCTCCATACGAGTACAATGACACCTATGGAGAGATTACCGGCTTTGACGTAGATATCTTGGAAGCCGTACTCAAGCGCATGTCTGTAGAATATACAATTGAAACATGCGACTGGACTAAAGCAAAAGAGATGTTCAGAAAAGGTGAGGCTGATATGGTCATTGATCCTTACAACACATTTAACGACAGCATTTTCCACTATTCCAGCATAGTACTGACAGACTACAACCTCCGCATTGCCCAACACAAGGACAGCCCCACCATCACCGACATCAGTCAACTGAAATCAGCCGACGGCATACAGGTGCGTTTCAACGATTCCATAACAGTAAAAATATTAAAGGAGCTTCTGCCTGAAACCCAAATAAGGTACAGCTCTGTGAAATATGCATTGTCAAGGATTGCAAACGGGCAGGAAAAATACATGTTATGGGGCGGCCAGCCACTGATATGGAAGATAAAAGAGCTCGGAATGGAAGAAGTGCTCAAGGTTAGCGAACTTGTCATACCTGTTGGTGAATTCCGTGTGGTTAGCACAAACGAAACTCTTGTCAATCAGTTCGATGACACCTTTGCACGCATGGAACAGGCTGGAGAGCTTCAGCAGATACGCGACAAATGGTTCAACCCTGAGCGTTTGAACCGTAACACGCCCACCATCGTTATCACATACATCGCCATTGCACTTGTCATAGTCGTCATCATCATGATTGCCATTAAGCGCATCCATGTGAACGAAAGGAAACTAAATAACCGTGCAGAGGATATAGAGCACATGATGCGAACTGCGCTCGACATGAACGAGTACACCATCATTGAGCATGATCTAACCACAGGTATCACTATCGACAAGTACGGAACCATGCTCCCTAAAAAAGGTGTTGGCTTAGACGAACTATTCTCGCACTTCCATCCCGATGACCGCAACAGGCTAATGTCACAGTTCACTGCTATAAAGAGTGGTGATACAGACAAATGGGACATCAATGCCCAATGGAAGTCATACGTAAGCAATCAGTATGTTTCAATACAAGGCAATGCTGTATCAGAAAAAGGAGAGGACGGCAAGATTCGCTACATCGTGGGGGCCGTTAAGAACATAACCAATGAAGTAGAGCAGGAACGACGTGACAACGAGCTTGCCAATCGTTTCGTCAAGATGTTTGACTCCACCCTCGTAGCCATGTCGTTATATGACAAGGATGGTCATCTTATAGACTTCAACACAAACATGCGTAAGTTGTGTAACATCAATGATGTTGTCGAAGAAGCCTTCCGCAGCACCCTTCTCAAAGACATGCCACTGATTAAAGGTGACTTCGACCCCGATAGCCACGAGCGATTCTTCATATGCCAGCACTTGGTGCTTGAACCAGGAGGAGTAGATAAATATATTGAGTTTAGTATCACTCCTGCCTATGAGAAAGGTGAACTCATCCATTACCTCATCACCGCCCGTGATGTCACCTATGCACGTGAACTGTATTTCAAGCTAAAACAGCAAAGAGCCGAACTTCATAACACCAACGAACAGATTAAACTATACGAGAGCGAGCTTAACTACCTGTTGGAGAACAGCCAGATGTGGGTATGGAGCTCTGACGTTGCGAGCCAGACCATCAGCTTCTCACGCTCTCTCCAGAAGAAAGAGTTCACACTATCATTCAGCGAATATGTCTCTAACCTCTATGAGGACCAGAAAGAGACAGCAATGAAAGCTTTAGGAGGATTGGCAGGCGAGGATATCAATTTCAACGTGTCGCTTCACTTCCGCAAGTCTCCTGTCAACGCCGAGCCACAGTGGGTAGCCATAAGTGGCATACCCATGCATGATGGACAGGGTAAAGTGACTGGACACTTTGGCATCGTTCGAGATATCACGAAACTCATGGAGACACAGGATCGCCTGAAGAACGAGACCATGCACTCTGAAGACTCAGGCAAGCTCAAGAGCATCTTCCTCGCTAACATGACCCATGAGATTCGCACTCCGCTGAATGCCATTGTAGGCTTCAGCGACTTGCTCCAGGTTATTGACGATCCCAATGAGCGTAAGGAGTTCATACGTATCATACGTAACAACTGCGACATGCTCATGCGCCTTATCAACGACATCATCGAAGCCTCTAACATGAACCAGGGTCCGCTCGCAATAGAAACTGAGGAAGTGGACTTTGCCATAGTCTTCAATGACATTTGTCAGATACTGGCACAGCGCATCGAGGAACCTGGAGTAGAATTCATCATAGACAATCCATATGCCTCATTTGTCACCCGTATTGACAAGGGCCGACTACAGCAGGTCATCACCAACTTCACTACCAATGCCGTAAAATACACCCATCAAGGACATATCAAGGTGGGCTACCGCAAGGAGGAAAATGTACGCACCGACAATGGAGAGAAGTCGTCTGGCATCTACATGTACTGCGAGGACACAGGCTCAGGCATTCCAATAGACAAGCAGTCAACGGTGTTCGACCGCTTCGTCAAGCTCAACGACTTTGTTCAGGGCACAGGACTCGGCCTTAGCATCTGTAAGAGCATAGCAGAGCGCTGTGGCGGAAAGGTTGGTGTCGATAGCGAAGGTGAAGGAAAAGGAAGCACATTCTGGATATGGATTCCATGCGATATTAACCTGATTGCCTGA
- a CDS encoding DUF6621 family protein, producing MSENIIIADADHIDKVAFDLIVNFERMIGRRIPQADMPRWIDCIALDGGLREGEHQTQVVLIHDKGKKGLKNFTPSDYAEELNDKAFKDHLGEFTISALPVEELTTKADFLIETLQVVCQQQEVKRVMVIPSDEHYQQVASTLRKLDASNDKHITVFTMEPRQGGNFRQEILGFSLMAALGIRSDEIHE from the coding sequence ATGTCAGAAAACATAATTATTGCCGATGCCGACCACATAGACAAGGTGGCATTCGACCTCATAGTAAACTTCGAACGTATGATTGGCCGTCGCATCCCTCAGGCAGACATGCCGCGATGGATAGACTGCATAGCTCTCGACGGCGGACTGCGCGAAGGCGAGCACCAGACACAGGTGGTGCTCATCCACGACAAAGGAAAGAAGGGACTGAAGAACTTCACACCATCCGACTACGCTGAAGAGCTTAACGACAAGGCATTCAAAGACCATTTAGGCGAGTTCACCATCAGCGCCCTGCCTGTTGAGGAGCTCACCACCAAAGCCGACTTCCTCATTGAGACGCTGCAGGTGGTATGCCAGCAGCAGGAGGTAAAGCGTGTCATGGTGATACCCTCTGACGAGCACTACCAGCAGGTGGCATCCACGCTGCGCAAGCTCGATGCCTCTAACGACAAGCATATCACCGTCTTCACCATGGAGCCACGCCAAGGAGGCAATTTCCGTCAGGAGATTCTCGGATTCTCGCTCATGGCAGCCCTCGGCATACGCTCTGATGAAATTCACGAATAG